Genomic window (Chryseobacterium sp. H1D6B):
ATCGTAACAGCTAATGAAGGAGACGAAAAAGATCTTTCCGGTTTCAGTGAAAGAACGACAGTCGGGGCTAATGATTATGGTTTAGACACAGCAGTTTTCCCTAATTCATCTGTTTTAAAAGCATCCTATAATTTAGGAAGATTCAGGGTAACGAATGTCAATGGAAACACAGACGCTGATCCTCAATACGAGGAGATCAATTCAATGGGAACCCGTTCTTTCTCTATTTTCAATGCAGACACCAAACAGATCGTTTATGACAGCGGCGACAGGTTTGAAAGATATATCGCGGCTAATCACCCATTGATCTTCAACGCTGATAATGAAGCAAACGGAGCTAAAAACAGAAGCCGGGCAAAGGGTCCCGAACCTGAAGGAGTTGCTTTAGGAACAATAGCCGGGCAGACCTATGCTTTTATCACGTTAGAAAGAACAGGAGGCGTCATGGTATACAACATCACTGATCCTAATAATGCTGTTTTTACAGATTACAAACATTCCCGTTCTACATCGGCTTATGGAGGTGACAACGGACCGGAGGGAATTATTTATATCGCTCCTGAAAATACGACTACCAATAAAGGATATGTGATCATTGCTAACGAGATCAGCGGCACATTATCGATGTATGAAGTGGCTGCTCCTACCTTAGCAACCGGCGAAACCAAGTCTGAAAAAGCGACCTTCAACATATTCCCGAACCCAGCAGCAAAAGGAAATACTTTATATTTCAACAGGGCGCAAGATTACGAATTATATGATATGTCCGGAAAATTACTCGGAAAAGAGAAAAATGCTTTAACTATCAACACTTCTCAACTTTCCACCGGCGTTTATCTGATTAAAACTTCAGAAGGCCACATCAAAAGGGTTATCGTAAAGTAGAATATATTATTTAGTTGATTTCAAAATGAGCCTCAGATTTTCTGGGGCTTTTTTGTTGTTAAAAAGTACATTTAATCCGCACAAACTATGAATTACATACTCATTTTCAATAACATAAGTTAGAAAAACCATAAAAGAATCAATTACAATTCGTAAATTCATAAAAAAATCAAAAACAATGAAAAAAATTACTATCCTTCCTTTATTTACATTATTTCTTTTTACAGCCAAGGCACAGCAGGGCAGTATAGGGATTGGAACTACATCGCCAAATTCTTCTGCAGTCCTTGATGTAACAGCATCAAATAAAGGACTTAAACTTCCAGTTATTTCATTATCCTCTACAGCAGATGTTACAGCTGTCACCACTCCAAAAACAGGCTTTATCATCTATAATACTGCCGTTGCAGGCTCTGGAATGACGGCCGTAGACAGAGGCTTATATGCATTTAACGGAACTGCCTGGGAAAAAATGCTTACCAAAGCAAATGTAGTCACAGAGGTTGAAAAAATCCCTTTTATTACTCCTGTTTTTGCAGCAAGTAACATCGGTACTTCTTCCAGCATTACCGCAGGAACGAATACAAGTCTCACGTTCAATACATTGTACCAGAATCTCCCGGCAGGAGCCCAAGGAGCAGCCGGAGCATATACCGGATATACTATCCAGCAGACCGGAATGTATGTTGTTTCATACGCTGTAGATACCAGGAATACCGCTGGAGACGTTAATGGAAATACCTTTGTGACCGTGCAGAAAAACGGGGCAACTGTATGTACTTACGGAATGGAAAGAGATTACCAGTTTGCGGGAATATCCAGTACATGTGCATTAGGACTTTCTACGGGAGATGTTATCCGCTTCATGGTTCAATCAAATGGAGCTGACTATCAAATAGCAAATACCAATGTTTCAATTTCCAAAATATTAAATAATTAATTATGAGAACTTATCTTTTCTACGCATTGATTCTGATTTTCTCTTCCGAATTATATTTTGGACAAGTAGTAATAGGATCAACCAATATATCAGCGGGAGCAATTTTAAAATTGGATACCAACAGCAAAGCTCTCAGAATTCCCCGTTTATCTGTGACCAATAGAACCAGCACAACTACACCTATACCATCACCTGCCCTAGGAGTAATGATTTATAATACCAATATGGATATTACCAATGATATCACACCCTCCATTACATACTGGGCCAGTGATAACAGATACCATTCTCAAACAACGCCTACCGCTACAGAAAACATTATTTCTTCAGCACAAATTCCACTTTTAATTTTTACAGCTGCAATAGGACAAAAACCATATACAGCTTTAGGAAGCAGTGCAGGAGGAAGCTATACTACAGTTGCATTAACGTCTTCTGAAATACTCGTTGACAAATATTTTGGATGGAATAGTGGAACGAATCAATATAAAGTCCCATCTACAGGTACCTATGTTGTTGAATTTATATCTGAAATGTCAAATTCTACCAATACTGGGGGAACAAGTGTCAATAGATTATTAAAAAACGGCACCAGTATCATTGCTATTGCCGGGAGATTTGTAATTAATAGAATGTATACCACCTTAATCAGTACACAAAATTTTACGGCTAATGATCTTATTACATTCCAGTATATATTTACCGCAAATAGCTATAGAATAGAATCAGGAACAATCAATATTTATAAATACTAAAATATGAACACAAAATATACACTACTCTATATCTTGATCTTTGTTATAAGCTTTACAACCAAGGCTCAAGTAGGCATAGGTACATTAACTCCTGATACGAGTACAATTCTGGATCTGGCAAGTTCCAATAAAGGATTATTAATTCCCCGTGTACAGCTCTCAGGAACCAATGATACCACAACTGTAAGTGTTGCATCATCTTCCGGCTCACCTGATCAGGGGATGCTGGTCTACAACCTTTTAAATGCAGGCATTTCCCCTAACAATGTTCTTCAGGATACATTTTATATATGGACAGGTACAGCATGGGAAGCAATAGGTGAAGTCGCGGATACGCGTACAGAAATCAATAACAGGAATACTACCCAGATACTATTTGCAGGAAGTCCTGCGGCTTCTACCATAGCATATACCCCTGCGGCCTACACCACATGGACGACGATGAATTTTTCTACAGAAATTGCAGACAATGGAAATGTTCATAATAATGGGACTTTTACAGCGCCAGCCACAGGCTTATATTCTTTTTCAGGAATTATTCAGCTGAGCATTTCTGTAACAGGAGGAACTGCTAAAACCTTCGGAGCACAAATTATAAATACCACAACATCTACTGTATTAGCAACTTCCTATTTCGGGACAGGCGGAGGCGGAAGCGGAGGCAGTATGCCTATATTTTGGATGGGTGTTCTTACCGCAGGAACCCAAGTGCAGATTCAATATAGAATGAGAGATACTGCCGCCAGTAACATGAGCGTAAGTACAAATTCCAATATTTCAATGAGAAAGCATTTTTAATTAAAAATATTAGAATCAATATCATAAGAAATATACCGTCTAGAAACCTCAATTATTTTTAATAAAAAAACCGGAATTTTTCCGGTTTTTTTATTGCTTTATATTTTAATGAATTATGCTTTTGGCTTCTCATCCTCCGGATTGCTCGATGGAATATCATTGTTTGTCATATCTTCAAAATTCTTTTTCTCTTTTTTCTCTATGATTTTCACGATCTCCTTCTGTACTTCTTCAGGTTTTCCCTTCAGATAATCAGGAAGATTAAGACCTGCCATATTGAATAAATCATTCAAAGGAGGTACAGATTTCATCATTCCGGAAACAAAATTAGCGGTAGAAGTATTACCATCCTGTCCGTTTCCACTGTCCCAGACTGTAATTTTATCGATTTTAATATTTTTAACAGCCTCCACCTGTGTTTTAACCAGCTCCGGAAGTTTTTCAATAAGCAGTAACTGGAAAGCGCTATTGGTATCACCGCCTGCAGCCTGGATGATCTTATCGTATCCTTCTGCTTGTTTAGTCAAAATTTCATACAGCCCTTTTGCCTCAGCTTCCATTTTAGCAAAGATAGCATCTGCTTCCCCTTTTGCCTGTAATCTTATTTTTTCAGCTTCTGCCTGAGCATCGATAATTGCTTTTTGTTTTGCAATTTCTGCATGCACCACAATATTAGCCTGCTGGGTAGAACGTTCTCTTTCTGCCCTCGCAGATTCTGCTTTCTGCTCAGCAAGGTAAGATTCTTCCAAAGATCTTGCTGCCTGTACTTTTTCTGCAGCAGTAGCGATTCTTAAAGCTTCTGCTTCTTTTTCTCTTCTTTCGGCATCAGAGTTGGCAATAGTAATTTTAGCTTCATTTTCCCCTTTTACAGCAATAGAATTGGCTAAAGAAGTTGCAATACGCGCTTCTTTTGCGGCTTCAGCCTTACCGATCGCTTCATCTTTACCCGCTGCTGCAATACTAACCTCTCTGTCTTTTTGTGTGATGGCAATTTTTACATCCCGGTCTCTTTGAGTTTCTGCAATCTGGGTATCTTTTTCTCTGTCAGCAATCGCTTTACCTGTTTCTCCAATTTTTGTCTGCTCAGCAACACTGATGATCGCTTCGTTAATTGCTTTTGCGGCCGCTTCTTTTCCTAACGCTTCGATATATCCTGATTCATCTCTGATATCCGTAACGTTGACGTTAATTAATTTCAGGCCTATTTTCTTTAATTCGTTATCAACGTTTTTAGAAATATTATCTAAAAATTTATCTCTGTCTGAATTGATTTCTTCAATTGTCATTGTTGCGATTACCAAACGCAGCTGTCCAAAAAGTATATCTTTAGAAAGCTCCTGAATCTGCTCCGGAACAAGCCCTAACAGACGTTCTGCTGCATTTCCCATAGAATCCGGTTCTGTAGAAATGGCAATGGTAAAGCGACAGGGCACATCCACACGGATGTTCTGTCTTGAGAGTGCATTAGTAAGATTAGCCTCAATAGAAATCGGCTTTAAATCAAGATAGGCATAATCCTGGATAACCGGCCATACAAAAGCACCGCCTCCATGAATACATTTGGCAGAACTGCCTCCTGTTTTACCATAAATTACTAAGATCTTATCCGAAGGACATCTTTTGTACCTTGAAATCAAGGCTAAAAATGTGACGAATAGTACAAATACAATGACTACAATGAGTATTAATGTTCCTGGTATTGCCATAAATAAGGGATAAATATGTTATAATAGATTAAATTTTTGCTACAACAATTGTTTTGTCATAAATATAAATCACTCTCACGGAATGACTTGACGGAATATTTTCTTCAGCTTCGGTCATCGCCTGAAGTTCGTGATTCGCTCCTTTTACAGATATTAAAATCTTCCCTTTACCGCTCATATTGGCAGGAATGGTAAGATAAACCTCTCCTACTTTTCCAATTAAATCATCCATCTTAAAAGTATTATCTTCTGTAAGTTTTACGATCTGCAGGATTAAAAAGAAAAATAAAACCACAAAACCTATCCCAATTAATACAGCCAGGAAAATCAAAAGCATCTTACTTTCAACTGCATCATAAAAGGCAACACCGCCCCATCCAAATCCTAAAAGGAAATTGATAAGATTTCTCAAAGAAAACAACTGAAAAGGAGTATCGTGATGAACATCTCCGCTAAAATCTGTATTTAGATCACCGCTATGATGGCCTCCGATAAAAGTAAGAACAGTTTGAACTAAGAAGACTAAACTCGTTACCAAGGCAATATACCAAAACCCTTGATGAAGAGAATCCAGATGTTGGAGAAATTCAAACATAATTTTTGCGTTTTCTCAAATATAGTCAAAAAAGCTGATATTTTAAATTAAAAACAGCAAAAAAGATGTCATTTTCCTCAAAAATACCCTTTTTTATTTCAAAATTATTAACTTATAAATTGTAAATAAGTGTCTAAGAAGCATAAATTTTGATAACTGCGCCGCTTTACTACTGCCTATGAAAAACATTTTTACTATTGCCGCTGTTATAGCTGCTTTTTACACCACTCTCAATGCCCAAACCTATACCGGGCAAATAAATGGTATTATGTTGGCGAAATACAACCTTTCCGCCTCTACTTTATCAACCAGCGAAACTCAATCTGAAACCTCAATTTCGTTTGAAAATTCTGCCGGATCAAATTTAGTTTATATTTCAAAAAGAGAAAGGAAGCAGGATCGAGCTTTATTCTACAGACGGAATGCTGTTGAAGACCTTACGCAAAAATAGTACTGATATTTCCGATGTAACGAAAAGAATTTATATTTACGAACTGAGTTTAATAATGGAAAAATTATCAAAGAAGCTGATCAAAAATTAATCATCATAAAAAAAGACAGGCTTAAAAGCCTGTCTTTAAAAAATTTATCTATTTCTATTTTTTTAATCTACATTGACCACTTTTTGAATTTCTGGTGCATGTTGTTTAATGGTAGTTTCTACTCCAAGCTTAAGAGTTGAAAAATTTACCGCACATCCTGAACAGTTTCCTAAAAGTTTTACATAAACTACATTATCCTTCACATCAATAAGTTCAATATCTCCACCATCTTTGTTAAGGAACGGACGAATGCTATCTAAACCTTCCATTACTTTTGTTACGGTTTCTTCGTGTGTTATATTTGTATTCATATTTTTTTTCTATTCGATTCGGTCTTTCAAAAATTTAATTTGAAATATAAAATTATTTTTTAGCTTTTGGTGAACAGCCAGCCATAGTGGTGATTTTCACAGCTTCAGTCGGAGGAAGATGTTTATTTCTTTCCACAAGACTTTCTATCATTTTACGTGCAGTATCTGTATAGATCTCTGCTATTTTTGAATTTTCCTGTAATGCAGCAGGTCTTCCTACATCGCCAGCTTCTCTTATGCTCTGAATTAAAGGAATCTCTCCCAATACAGGAATTCCTAAATCTTCTGCCAGATACTGCGCTCCCTGGTTTCCAAAGATATAATATTTATTGTCAGGCAGTTCTTCAGGTGAAAAATACGCCATATTTTCGATTAATCCAAGAACTGGAATATTAATGCTTTCCATCTGGAACATCGCAATCCCTTTTCTTACGTCTGCCAAAGCCACGTGCTGAGGGGTACTTACGATCACAGCCCCTGTAACAGGAACTTCCTGAATAATTGACAAATGAATATCTCCTGTTCCCGGAGGAAGATCAATCAATAAGAAATCTAATTCTCCCCAAGCAGCATCTCTAATCATCTGGTTTAAGGCTTTTGAAGCCATAGGACCTCTCCATACCACTGCCTGGTTAGCTCCTGAGAAATATCCTATTGAAAGCATTTTTACTCCATAATTTTCAATCGGCTTCATCAGGTTTTTACCATCAACTTCGATAGAAACCGGCTTTTGTCCTTCTGTATCAAACATGGTAGGAACAGACGGCCCGTAGATATCAGCATCTAACAAACCAACTTTGAAACCCATTTTAGCTAAAGTAACTGCCATATTTGCAGCAACAGTAGATTTACCCACACCTCCTTTTCCGGAAGCAATAGCGATAATATTTTGAATGCCTGCAATCTGTTTTCCTTTGATCTGGCTCTGCTGAATTTCACTAGGTTCCGGCGAAACGATTTTAAGCTTTAAATTAATTTCTTCTCCAAATTCACTTGCAAAAGCCTGTTTCATTGCCGCTTCCAGCTTCTTTTTTTCGTGCATTGCAGGTGAATGAGCCGTCATGTCGATATAGACATCATTACCCATCACTTGAAAATTAGTCACTAAATCATCTACTTCTATTTCTTTAAGGAAATCTTGAACCTTTTCTTTCGTCAACATAAAATTGCTATAAAATTGTCTACAAATTTACGGAATTTTTGTCTATTTAGAATAAGTAAAATCAGGTATTGAAAAAATCAATAGTTAAATGTACGTAACCATCCCAGGGATTATGTATTTTTTTAATATTCAACAAACTAACAGCGGATATTATTTAGTTTACTCTGTTTTTTTCATCAAATTTCACACTGCGGTCTGTTCCTTTTATTTTTTTATTTCCAAAGTTGTAAGTGAGTGAAACAGTAAGCGCCCGGGAATCATAATAATTATCAAAAAAATGAGTGGAATCCTGATAATAGATCTCACCGTTGCTTTTAGCCTGTTTAAAGATATCAGATACATAGATATTCATCTGAAGATCTTTATTCATCATATTCAGTTTAATTCCAGACGTAAAATTTCCGACATAATAAGAATACGTATTTCCTAAACTGGAAGGAAGCCGGAACCAGTAGTTCATGAAAAGCTGAACCGTTTTATCTTTAGTTAAAGAAAAATTATTCTGAATATTGAAAACGGTACTGTTTCCTTTTCTAGACGCAGCATCTGTTGCAAAAACCTGGGTTTTCATATAAGAAAAGTCTACAGAGTAATTAGCCTCCCAAAATTTAAATAATGTATCAGAATAATTCAATGAAATTCCTGTACTGTTTTTATTAAAAAAATTATAGAAATTACTTACCTTATTTTCACCTTCTAATCTAACGAGCTGGCCGAAAGCATTCAGCTCTCTTTGAAAATAAGCCGAAGCAGAAAGTTTTCCTTTATACACATAAGAGAGTTCAAAATTATGATTGATAGAAGGGCTTAAAGCCGGATTTCCTGAATAGTATGAATTGATATTCGTATACCAGCGGAATGGATTGATCGCACGGAAGCCGGGTCTGTTGATTCTTTTGGAATAATTAACACTAAAGGTATTATTTTCATTAGATTTATATGTTAAATAAGCTGTTGGAAAAAACTTTCCGTAAGAATTTTCTGTACTCTGGCCGGAAGAAACTGAATTTCCGTTTACAGTAGAATATTCATAGCGGAGCCCTGCTTTTACAGCCCATTTTTCAT
Coding sequences:
- a CDS encoding flotillin family protein yields the protein MAIPGTLILIVVIVFVLFVTFLALISRYKRCPSDKILVIYGKTGGSSAKCIHGGGAFVWPVIQDYAYLDLKPISIEANLTNALSRQNIRVDVPCRFTIAISTEPDSMGNAAERLLGLVPEQIQELSKDILFGQLRLVIATMTIEEINSDRDKFLDNISKNVDNELKKIGLKLINVNVTDIRDESGYIEALGKEAAAKAINEAIISVAEQTKIGETGKAIADREKDTQIAETQRDRDVKIAITQKDREVSIAAAGKDEAIGKAEAAKEARIATSLANSIAVKGENEAKITIANSDAERREKEAEALRIATAAEKVQAARSLEESYLAEQKAESARAERERSTQQANIVVHAEIAKQKAIIDAQAEAEKIRLQAKGEADAIFAKMEAEAKGLYEILTKQAEGYDKIIQAAGGDTNSAFQLLLIEKLPELVKTQVEAVKNIKIDKITVWDSGNGQDGNTSTANFVSGMMKSVPPLNDLFNMAGLNLPDYLKGKPEEVQKEIVKIIEKKEKKNFEDMTNNDIPSSNPEDEKPKA
- a CDS encoding NfeD family protein yields the protein MFEFLQHLDSLHQGFWYIALVTSLVFLVQTVLTFIGGHHSGDLNTDFSGDVHHDTPFQLFSLRNLINFLLGFGWGGVAFYDAVESKMLLIFLAVLIGIGFVVLFFFLILQIVKLTEDNTFKMDDLIGKVGEVYLTIPANMSGKGKILISVKGANHELQAMTEAEENIPSSHSVRVIYIYDKTIVVAKI
- a CDS encoding NifU family protein, giving the protein MNTNITHEETVTKVMEGLDSIRPFLNKDGGDIELIDVKDNVVYVKLLGNCSGCAVNFSTLKLGVETTIKQHAPEIQKVVNVD
- a CDS encoding Mrp/NBP35 family ATP-binding protein, encoding MLTKEKVQDFLKEIEVDDLVTNFQVMGNDVYIDMTAHSPAMHEKKKLEAAMKQAFASEFGEEINLKLKIVSPEPSEIQQSQIKGKQIAGIQNIIAIASGKGGVGKSTVAANMAVTLAKMGFKVGLLDADIYGPSVPTMFDTEGQKPVSIEVDGKNLMKPIENYGVKMLSIGYFSGANQAVVWRGPMASKALNQMIRDAAWGELDFLLIDLPPGTGDIHLSIIQEVPVTGAVIVSTPQHVALADVRKGIAMFQMESINIPVLGLIENMAYFSPEELPDNKYYIFGNQGAQYLAEDLGIPVLGEIPLIQSIREAGDVGRPAALQENSKIAEIYTDTARKMIESLVERNKHLPPTEAVKITTMAGCSPKAKK